Proteins co-encoded in one Gopherus evgoodei ecotype Sinaloan lineage chromosome 4, rGopEvg1_v1.p, whole genome shotgun sequence genomic window:
- the LOC115651475 gene encoding pyrin-like isoform X2 yields the protein MAKTLRDHLFDTIRELGESDMKAFKDKLNNFQPKPGYNHIKWGELEKADAVAITRLLVNYYKEDYAVEVARKMLEDMDKKNLAHNLFQATGKAPGGTQQTPAPTSSTRTRVIGVAAPMLMEYRPGSSRAGDSGDKIVLR from the exons ATGGCAAAGACCCTGAGAGACCATCTGTTCGACACCATTAGAGAGCTGGGCGAGTCGGACATGAAGGCGTTTAAAGACAAGCTGAACAATTTCCAGCCCAAGCCAGGTTATAACCATATCAAATGGGGAGAGCTGGAAAAAGCAGACGCTGTAGCAATCACTCGCCTGCTAGTCAACTACTACAAGGAGGATTATGCGGTGGAAGTGGCCAGGAAGATGCTGGAGGACATGGACAAGAAGAACCTGGCACATAACCTCTTCCAGGCCACAGGGAAGG CTCCAGGTGGCACCCAGCAGACCCCAGCACCAACCAGCAGCACCCGGACCAGAGTCATAG GTGTAGCCGCCCCCATGCTCATGGAATATAGGCCAGGTTCGTCCAGGGCTGGAGACTCAG GAGACAAGATAGTCCTACGATAA
- the LOC115651475 gene encoding pyrin-like isoform X3, which yields MAKTLRDHLFDTIRELGESDMKAFKDKLNNFQPKPGYNHIKWGELEKADAVAITRLLVNYYKEDYAVEVARKMLEDMDKKNLAHNLFQATGKAPGGTQQTPAPTSSTRTRVIGDKIVLR from the exons ATGGCAAAGACCCTGAGAGACCATCTGTTCGACACCATTAGAGAGCTGGGCGAGTCGGACATGAAGGCGTTTAAAGACAAGCTGAACAATTTCCAGCCCAAGCCAGGTTATAACCATATCAAATGGGGAGAGCTGGAAAAAGCAGACGCTGTAGCAATCACTCGCCTGCTAGTCAACTACTACAAGGAGGATTATGCGGTGGAAGTGGCCAGGAAGATGCTGGAGGACATGGACAAGAAGAACCTGGCACATAACCTCTTCCAGGCCACAGGGAAGG CTCCAGGTGGCACCCAGCAGACCCCAGCACCAACCAGCAGCACCCGGACCAGAGTCATAG GAGACAAGATAGTCCTACGATAA
- the LOC115651475 gene encoding pyrin-like isoform X1, with the protein MAKTLRDHLFDTIRELGESDMKAFKDKLNNFQPKPGYNHIKWGELEKADAVAITRLLVNYYKEDYAVEVARKMLEDMDKKNLAHNLFQATGKAPGGTQQTPAPTSSTRTRVIAGVAAPMLMEYRPGSSRAGDSGDKIVLR; encoded by the exons ATGGCAAAGACCCTGAGAGACCATCTGTTCGACACCATTAGAGAGCTGGGCGAGTCGGACATGAAGGCGTTTAAAGACAAGCTGAACAATTTCCAGCCCAAGCCAGGTTATAACCATATCAAATGGGGAGAGCTGGAAAAAGCAGACGCTGTAGCAATCACTCGCCTGCTAGTCAACTACTACAAGGAGGATTATGCGGTGGAAGTGGCCAGGAAGATGCTGGAGGACATGGACAAGAAGAACCTGGCACATAACCTCTTCCAGGCCACAGGGAAGG CTCCAGGTGGCACCCAGCAGACCCCAGCACCAACCAGCAGCACCCGGACCAGAGTCATAG CAGGTGTAGCCGCCCCCATGCTCATGGAATATAGGCCAGGTTCGTCCAGGGCTGGAGACTCAG GAGACAAGATAGTCCTACGATAA